The sequence tggaaagaagaagaatgtgAGAATATTAAAGTTGACTTATTCTATATAAAGCAAAGTTATAAATTGTAAATTTGTACTTCTGTAAgcattaagttaataaagagaaggaaTATTAAGTTATTCCGCTGTGTTATTTCTTGAGTGTTTTCTGCTGCAAAAGTAATGAATGTCTCTTAGGTTCACTAGGAAGAGCTAAGTGAAGAGACAAAAGAAAGAGATGTTTCACTCACTAGGTGTTTAGCGTACTATCTCGCGTGGGGTATGCATTAAGTATATAGTCAGCACATCCTCCAAATGGTTGCGTGGAGTTGCATTTGTGGTGAGACATGACACAATTAACAAGATGTCTTTAGAAAACACTCAAGTTAATAACTGATGTAACAATTGATAGAATATATAATAGGTAGAAATAACTATCAAAACACAGAACATTGGTAACCCAGATTGATGACACAAAATCTACATCTGGGGGTCCTTGACCCATGATAAGAGATTATATATTGTCTTGTGATATAATTCATGATTATAGAGTTCTGACAAACAGTACAGACACCTATACACATTCTAAACATGTTGTACAAAATGATAACGTTTTACTGACAAATGAATCAGAAGAATAATCACTAACGATTGTCATAGTAACAACAAAGGAAACACTCCCCTTAATTAGACATCACCATGCAATTGTTCAATCAAGCATCACTTGATTTTCATTAATATTTCTTGATCACTCACCACATAGCACAAAaacttctttttaacttttgttcTTGAAAGAATTTCCCGAAAATAGAACACCAAGACACTCTTTTGAAAACAAACTTGAACCGCATAAGAACCGAAACTAGCAATTCGACATAATCGGAATAATAGGACCAAATCTCAACACACCCAAAACCAAATAACCTAACCTAGAAgcattaattaaaaaaaagttaaataaataattaaataaatgaaGTGGGACCATAAAACATGTTAtcttttatgttattatttttaaatctttgaattatgtttttttaaatattctctTTTCTCATAAAGATCATGGACTCGTGTGTTAtacaaaaataccaaaaatgagTGACTTATATTGTCATTCTTTCATTTTATTCTCCCTTGAACATTCTCATGTTCTTAGAGAGTTTCTATTCCATTTTCCCTTAACAAACAAGCATATAGCATCAAACATCATTGACTAGGGAATAACTCTCCAATTAAGGACTAgaactttgaaaagagagttgTGCTCCTTTTCCCCTAATGTCTAATTGATGCCTTATCTCACGGATACTACTTTATAGGGACATCTTCTTTTTTTGTACataccaaaacaaaaaaaatgtgttaaatatatgtataaaataaattttaccaCATGGCAGGAACTTATTGGTtgcatttaggatttttttgACTTTATAATACACTATCACATATGATATCCTTTTAATTATGTTTCAAACAAAAATGTTAATTATtattgaataatattttttaactcTCTCTTATTTATCTAAATCTATATTATCTAAAAAGAATACTTGGGTTTGTAAACTTTTGATTTTCCCTTTTGTCCTTCTTAGTTGATGATTATTATGATATAATATATCTCCACtgataaatattaaaaaaatattatctaaatagtttatttatttcaaattaatatCATCATTAATCATTCCTAAGGGTTTAAAAGAACACTAACTATTTATCCTTAGTAAAAAACAAcgaaaaaagacaaaaaaaaaaaaaaaattaatactaTTTATTTATGTGTGAAGGGTAAatattttgttcatttttttattatctcaTTAATATTATTCATATTGAAGATAAAACTAAATTATCATTTGAAATCCAAATAAAATACggttaaaaatgaaatcaaattaagattttaaatataaatttctctataaattaAATCTCTCATTTTTCATGGGCTGTCTCCCTCcctaattttcttcttcttctttatcttttttaatGATTCTCCAGTTTTGCTCATTTTAGTTAATAGTTATTAGGATATATTAGGTGATTTGATTAACAAAgattaaacgatttttttaaatcttttatttgtttCCCAAAAATATCGTCCTCttatattgttttatttataatttttccaAAAAATATCATCCTCttatattgttttatttataatttttccaAAAAACATCATCCTCttatattgttttatttataatttttaccACTCTTAAACTCTCTTTTTAACATCAGTACTTTGATACTAACTAAAGGAAAAATTCTTTCCTTTCGAAACATTTTAAGAAATTGTATACTCGAGATCGAAtgaattaaatgaaaaaatCTTTCATCCCAAGATATCTTGGTGCAACTAAGGCTTAAAATTGAGTCTCATgatctacacgatcatttaaatttgaatgtCATTGTTTAAAATGAAATATAGGATATCATGTAGATCTACACTTCTGTCTTTCATCTCAGGTCATCTCGGTGCATTGTATGCCCTTTATCGAATGAATTAAAGGTAAAATTCTTTCATTTGGAAACATGGTTTACCtgagatcgtgtatcaaaataTGCACGATTGTGTATCGAGTTCATGTGGCCGATTTATTGCATGTTGACTAACataattttggtattttacatgtgGGTCATGAGCTTTTTTTGTTGTTatatacggtgtaaatatttaactgatttgttatatatttttttaaaaaaacccttactttaatatattttgattgaaaataaaattaaattatgactTGAATGTTTAAACATTACCCTTAGTTCTTCCAATTTTTGTGAATTaggtatcttttctttttttaatggttttcttttttctgattCTATGTTTTTTGAGGTGTAGAATGAGAGATCACATATTCGCATATATCTGATCTATACATTTGTTTCAAGTGTGATTGATTGTTTTTATgcatttaaattttagtttttttcaatttcatatttttataaatGCACATCAATGAGTTAGGGACTTAGTTACTATTTTTTACTTGTTTGATAATATTTTAAGGTTTGttctactttaaaaaaaaaatgtttgtgaTAAAGTTTGAAATCGAAAAGAAGCTAGATTATTGTAAATATACAAAAGAATGAGTTTTAAAAGctttttattattgaaaagatgatattatatttttgtttaaactaatatttgaaaagaaaaattacgaaaataatcaaattatcttgataaaattttaaaaaataaataaaagaaagaaactaaaaaagaaCTATCGCAATATAttgtataaaattaaaaaaaataaggggtcttctaaaaaatataaaaaagcggtaaaatatttactctatagaacaatttcaaaaacagaaaaagtctagcggcccaccgtgtaaaataccaaaaatgccccgtcaaccatgCCATCAATAACGCACGTGaaatatatttgcgatttatacgcgatcgtttagatatggttcaatatatacatgatcgtttatatatggctacaacgcgatcatttagatatgactacaatttatatgaaTGTAAGAGGTAGTTGTATtcgaaaatccaaatttgatgaaattttccacacccaactcatattctttagataatctacttttgtgcatccatgatttatccataattgtaaatctaatgagaaataaagtaaattaaattagttgaaAAAGTGTGTTGagattattaaaaagaaaacaaatatgaagataaaacaaacattcacttaataagactaaattttccacaactaaccaaataaagaaaataaattcctaCACAACATTAGGTTTCTTCAAGCCCCCATCACAAATTTTCCctcaataaaacaaataaagaaaataaggttCATTTTCATTGAGACATTAAAACAAACAGTTTGTGAGAGCCACAACCATTGAAGACCCATATGCTTTTTTCCACCAACATACGAACCCATATCCTTTAGCTACTTCAATTAtgatctattattattcttcttattAATTCAACTCATTTtcttgttaaaaaattaaaaccccacaataaaaaaatcttaaagAGGCATTCATGAATATCATTCTCTGTACAACAAAATGTTCATACTACAGCAATTTGAGCATTATATTCACCTCATCAAAATGATGTAGAACCCAAATTCATAGCTTCACATAGAACTACTTAAGTAACAAGGAAATCAAGTCCCAACACCATGAGCATGAAACTGCCACTAATACAAATTAACAAAGGTTAAAACTTTATGTTGAAGTGTTCTTTGTCTAAaagattatatttaaaattaaaagagaggatttatttaaaagagaagataattaatgaatatttgattctcctatatttaGGGAACCTCTCTAACTATCTCCAAGAATATAATAAGTTCCTATTCTTTAGGGATCTTATTAAAGATACAAGTCTGGATATGTttgtttaatataatttttgaaGAGTGTTGATGGCGTGCAGAAACAGTGAGAAAAGTCGTGTTGCTGATACTGAGAAGGGACTTCGAGTTTATCACTGAAGCGCCACAATGAAAGGTAGCTTGAGTTATGTCTTCTGAAACAACATGACTACCTAAATTAGAGTTCTGCGGATGAGTAATATACAGAATGAATCTGTGGATGGTTTGATTAATAATAGAGTCATGCATACACTCGGGGAGAGCCTGACCATCAGACACTGTTGACAGGAGTTTTTTTTATTCCAGAGGGAGTctggagtctgatgttaatacacatgtcatatagttatagtattgagaagtatacataagctatattgatgctttgatgtttatggtgactattaataaaattactcatccgAGCAATGCGCACCTCCCCAGACATAGGcaatattggccgaactggattaataaagtctcatgtgttattctcttctgctgtCTCACTAGTTATTACTAACATTATTAACTGTAGTCGTAATtgaagggtccttgattatTCTTTACTGTTTTTTCACTTTCTATAACCTCTAGTCTACACATTCAGTTTCCACCTCCAGTCCTTTCCTTTAATTTTCCTCTTCTCAATTTTAGTGCAACGTAGTGATTATAAGTACACTAAAAAGAAACCAAAATCAATGAAATGCTAAAGAAACTACGGAACTGAGAAGCCCCAAAATGTAGCATTAAATAACCAAACCACACAACAACAACATCCTCGAAAATGCATAAAAGAAATCAGAGAtcattgaaaaaagaaaaccaagtGAATTGGATGGAATAAGAATCAGTGTCATCTTCTTAAGCTTTTGGAAACAAAGCAGACGACGGTCGAAGATGGAAGACGACGTTTGGTAAAATCAATACGACTGAAGATGGAAGACAACGTTTAGCAAACTCAATACAGCCAAAGATGGAAGACGACGTTCGGCAAACTCAATACAGTCAAAGATTGAAGACGACGTTCGATAACAACCACTAATTACAATGTTTGGCCATAACCATAACCAGAATGATGTTAAGCTGAAGATGGAACTTAATACAGAGCGATGGAGCGACGTTCGACAAGACGACGGAAACATAGCAGACGATGAAAATACGACAGATGAGCGAGGCACgaaatagaagaaaattttGGGTATAGGAGGCGGTGCGATGGGGGaggcaaaaagaaaatttttagggctttaaatttcttaattaatgaaaattttgatattttatttattttaattacttagtaaatcttgacgttttaaaaacatcaagaacTTTGGAAAATAACTCCCTCTActcttttataaaaattctcgacgttttaaaacgtcaagattttaattgatataacttgacatttttaaaatgtcaagaaaaagTACATAGTACTTGACGTTTACAAAATGTCAAAAATattgaatttataaatattcttgacgttttaaaaaacgTTAAGAATGTAATAGATAATCCTTGACGTTTTTAAGacgtcaagaaaaaatacatattacttgacgtttaaaaaacatcaagaatacTGAAAATTGGCCTTCCCTAAAAATTGTTGATGGTTTATTCTTCCAATCACCACTTTCTTGACGGCTTTTtcaaaaaacgtcaagaaataaaaactacaaccatcaagaaagtccttttttctagtagtgtaactaaatctaaatgattcgtaaaatagccaaatctaaaggatcgtgtacaaagaatcttgaaaaaaatcgtttagattggagtagcaaaatctaaataatcgtgtaccaaaaaaacttgaaaaaattgtttagctaaatctaaacgatcgtgtaccaaactttgaaaaacaaaatcgtttagatttggctatccaaatctaaacaatcatgttaccaaattaaatgattgtgcaagtaaatctaaacgatcgtgtattaaacaatagcaaaatatagacgatcgtgtaccaaatatattacgcgcgttgttgtTGACGtggttgatgagacatttttaatattttctattgTGGACTTGTGGGGTTTTTCTCTTTTCGAAAATGTTTTATACCATGTAAATGTTTtttcgctttgttatattttttaaaagatgtcAATTAATTGTTCatttaattaaaacatttaaatttaaattaatgtagAAAAAAAAGCGGATATATGTGAAATAAAATGTTAACtggaaagaagaggaaaaagaagagatAGAGAGAATTAAATcatttactttatttatttttatctttttgacCATAGATAAAGATAGAGAATCAAAATGTTTAATCTTAAAATTAAGTGAGAGtatatttattatatcaatGGAGTAATATTCACTTGGACATTAAATCGTCACTTTTTAAAAGTAAGAGATACCTTTAGATAAGGGACATAAAAAAGTAGGTAATTACCACGTCCCTTCTTTAAAACATTATTATACGAAACAAGTTGCTATATATATGTGTGCTTTACATTACTCTCATCTTCATCCATATCTCCAATCTCTTAATAATTCAAATTAACCTCTTGAAATGGTTTGCCTAGAGACTGAAGCAAGAGAGAACTTGCAAATAAAAGAGAAATTTGGTCATTGCCTGAGTTATATTTTGCCAAGTACCGGAAATCCTGTGGTGCATTGGCCCTCCTACTCTAAGCTTTATCAACAACTTTGTGAAGGGATCACACTAAACAATGGAACTAAGGCAAGTGtaacattatttttaattttttttacagtATTATATAGTTGGACTTATAACGGAGTTAAAAGACGTATGTTTGGGAATGGTTTTGAATTTTGACATATTTCAAATCACTTTTCTTCTATAACTGCGTGTTTTTTCTATCTCCAGATTTTTTCACTACGTCCAATAATCTTAACTTCCTTGCATTCAACTAAAATGTAATTTTTAGTAATTGGATGATTCTAAAACTAACCTTGAAAACCAAACATTAATAGATCGTAcgttgaatgaaaaaaaaaacacctatTTCTACAAGTACGaagcaaaaaaataaattgGCATGATTTACCACACCACTGCCAAAAAGAATTTACTTTCTAAAAGTGAGGAACCAAATATTAAAATGATTCTTTAACAAATCACttgttaataaaataaattttcgtCTAAAATTACTATTTATTAAAACACTCTAATACATGCGGTGATATTAGTGTTCAAATTTTTTTACATAGAAATAAACTTAAAACACAAATAATATGCAAATTTAAGGAATCTTTTAAAAAGATATAACAAAACCGTAAAATACACTgcatagaataattttaaaaatgaaaaaaaaaaaagtttaatttaattttttaacctttaattaaaatttgttaaagagCTGAGTATGATGAGTTTGTATGCAGATTTATTGGTTTGATAAGAAGGGAAAGGGTAATGGGTACTTCCTACTTCCAAAATCCCTCTCAATAGCTTGGATTGATGATCGTCGGTACTGGAAATGGATATTTGTGGAGCTCTCCGGGTATACTTttcaaatataaacaaaatgtCATACACTAATACACATTTACAATGTCTACATCAATTTAATTTGTTATAAATTTGTCAGTTAATTAACTTAGTTATTTATAAACAATTTTACCATTAGTCTAGAAAACGAATATTCACGTGAGCGATTATATCTAAGATTTATTATAGAAAGGAATggattaaaattaaataaaatttaaattataagaacaaaATTGGAATTTTAACCTCAAATATATTTCATTCCATCCTTATATtcgttttatttttattttttcattttccttttcctttttttttttttttttttttgttctttttcattttcttgtgTGTGTTCAAAAACAAAATGTTGATAATCGAAAGTATATACtgagataaaaagaaaaattataacaTAAAAGAAGAGATAGATTAGGTTTGAATTTGAATCAATTTCAATCTTTATTTAGTAATCAAAATTAAAAGGGTTGATTGGGTGTCATTTTGAGGAATGGTTTTACAGAGAACAAATAGGTTAAATTAATGGATTAGAAAAGTTAGAATTTACCCTTatgtttataattaaaatttattctATGATTTGATAAAATGTTTCATTCATGGAATTACACtactttctaaaaattgaagGGATTAAATTGAACTTAacttttttttgaaattatagAGAACAAATTTACGATTTAAAAAGTATGACTTGAGAAGAAGATTTTCGTTGTACAGACAATTAAGTGGAACACAtaaaaataggttttttttttttaatacttagtatttttttatttttttttgaaagttgTTTATTTGTTGATAATGGTGTAAAAAAAACTTTGGCAGTAAGAAACTTGAAGTGGCTGAGCTTATAAGAGTAAGTTGGCTAGATGCACGTGGGAAGATAAAGGAATATATGCTATCACCTGGCATCGTATACGAAGTATTGTGTCATCTTTTGTTAAAGCCTGGTGCCTCTGGATGGCATGAACCTATTAACTTTGGACTTACCTTTCCAGATGGGAAAACATATGTGAACCAAGAAAGCCTAGAGTGTAGGCCACGAGATGTTTGGTTTACGGTTAAGGTCGGGGAATTCAAGGTCGACGATAGACATGGTTGTGACAGTACTAAGGAGTACGAGTTTAGCATGTATAACCACGGTGGACATTGGAAGACGGAGATGATCCTTAAAGGTTATGAAATTCGACCAAAGCAATCAAGTTGCGGATGCTAAAAATATGAATCTCTAAATCTCTCACTCCCAATACCCTACTTTACTTGTAGTTTGGTTTAAATAAATGAGAGAGGTATACTACAAACTGTAGTTGTTTTctaatatataaacaacaatatCACTATGTAATACAGTAAagatatatatgatatataaatTTACCTTTTACTCActatacttttatatatatatacatgcatATTTATTAGGAGTATAGAGCAAGAGTAAACATATAAATCTAGAATCTCAAGAGAGAAGGTTGGTTTTAACCGGTATTTGATTATATACTCAAAAATGAAATAATGGAAACTAGTAAATTATTCATGATTTTTGACTCATTTGTTGATAAGAGGGTATATTTACTCGTTTATTAAGCAAATTGTTATTGTTATATCTTTTgacaataaattttatttagattttataATTCTTCaggtttattaaaaaaaaatatatattatctcTAGATTCTTTTATTCCAAAATTTTAGGAATTTGTTGATCCCCTGGTTGATAGGTCTTTTCTCCCACGAGAATATATTTTGTTGCTTTCTTTGTCGACAGGCTTTCTTAAGGTCCTTTGACCGAAATTTTTTAAGATAATTCTTCTAATCACTTCTAATTACAACAAATTTGTTTATAAGTAGGTGGTTGACTCTCTTAAAAAACTGAtcgaagaaggaaaaggaaaaacaaattgTAGCTGAAACACACCCAATTGTAAGGTAAATATTTACCTTCAATTAACAAATATTTTAC comes from Cucumis melo cultivar AY chromosome 12, USDA_Cmelo_AY_1.0, whole genome shotgun sequence and encodes:
- the LOC103503296 gene encoding protein PHLOEM PROTEIN 2-LIKE A1-like encodes the protein MVCLETEARENLQIKEKFGHCLSYILPSTGNPVVHWPSYSKLYQQLCEGITLNNGTKIYWFDKKGKGNGYFLLPKSLSIAWIDDRRYWKWIFVELSGKKLEVAELIRVSWLDARGKIKEYMLSPGIVYEVLCHLLLKPGASGWHEPINFGLTFPDGKTYVNQESLECRPRDVWFTVKVGEFKVDDRHGCDSTKEYEFSMYNHGGHWKTEMILKGYEIRPKQSSCGC